A genomic window from Pseudoalteromonas piratica includes:
- a CDS encoding DUF3450 domain-containing protein yields the protein MSVKIRKSLVASALVGAVALTSSNVMADPLKDIHNVEGQTIKAAQKSQNKIDNVFEQTVELKAEYDSTVNQTEILKVYNDHLARLVADQNAGIESLNKQIKEIDTTKRNVVPLMYRMIDTLEQFIKADVPFDTEKRLDRVEKLRELMTNASVTTSEKYRQVLEAYLTEKDYSTVVTATQGALNLDGRDITVDFGRVGRIAYVAQSLDLKNAWVWNNSTKQWDKLGDEYLSPITDLIRMARKQKALDLVELPIFGAE from the coding sequence ATGTCTGTTAAAATCAGAAAAAGTCTTGTAGCTTCAGCGTTGGTTGGCGCGGTTGCACTTACAAGCAGCAATGTGATGGCAGATCCTTTGAAAGACATTCACAATGTTGAAGGTCAGACTATTAAGGCTGCACAAAAGTCTCAGAACAAAATCGATAACGTATTCGAGCAAACAGTTGAACTGAAAGCTGAATATGATTCTACGGTTAACCAAACTGAGATCCTAAAAGTTTATAATGATCACCTAGCGCGTTTGGTTGCTGACCAAAATGCGGGCATTGAATCATTAAATAAGCAAATCAAAGAAATCGATACAACTAAACGTAACGTTGTGCCTTTGATGTATCGCATGATCGATACGCTTGAGCAATTCATCAAAGCGGACGTTCCTTTTGACACTGAAAAGCGTTTAGACCGTGTTGAAAAATTACGTGAATTAATGACTAATGCATCAGTTACTACTTCAGAGAAATACCGTCAGGTTCTTGAAGCATACCTAACTGAAAAAGATTACAGCACAGTTGTTACTGCTACTCAGGGTGCACTTAACCTTGATGGTCGTGATATCACTGTAGACTTCGGTCGTGTTGGTCGTATCGCTTATGTAGCTCAGTCTCTAGACCTTAAGAATGCTTGGGTATGGAACAACTCTACTAAGCAGTGGGATAAGCTAGGTGACGAATACCTAAGCCCAATTACAGATCTTATCCGTATGGCGCGTAAGCAAAAAGCGTTAGATCTAGTTGAACTTCCAATCTTTGGCGCGGAGTAA
- a CDS encoding tetratricopeptide repeat-containing sulfotransferase family protein, which yields MKQGDVKLTPHQANLLQKATTARRNKNYSEALSYVNDIFQHLAHYEPAILEAALILFETNNFDYAENVLQQLINSPYEAYSKHHALAVIKKNKRDFNRAISHYQQACQLMPTSVVDLLGMSFCFAQVGDLERAISVCKTELADKAAKKLLTDYLGNLYIQANQYDKAEALFEEMLNDDDSNAKAHYSLATINKTKGDITAAKSYYLKAVALNNFFIMAHYGLSVVTNYKTEGHKHLTQLESLWSETQLTQQDRILLAFSLAKANEQTGHFDKSFSYLKQGNDLRFSMLNYDVNSDLAFMENIKSVFTRKAVKPLQQFGSKSAKPIFIIGMPRSGTTLIEKIIGSHSDVYSAGEIETLFSAGCSLLNKQHYMFDDLASVNKEQVTQLTEMYLEKLSSLTNNHQFITDKLPLNFLMVGIIKILFPNAKIIHCQRNKKDTCLSIYKKNFSNDNYRFAYNLEALAHYYNGYEKLMAHWHREFPEEIIDVNYEQLAQNPEQEVPFLLEKCGLEWQQQCLEFYKTPSLVQTASAVQVREPMYTRTINLWQQYKEQLNSLIRLLN from the coding sequence ATGAAGCAAGGCGACGTAAAATTAACTCCTCATCAGGCAAACCTCTTGCAAAAAGCTACGACTGCTAGGCGTAATAAAAATTATTCAGAAGCGCTGAGCTATGTGAATGACATTTTCCAACATTTGGCACACTATGAACCTGCGATTCTAGAAGCTGCATTGATCCTATTTGAGACAAATAATTTTGATTACGCAGAAAATGTGTTGCAGCAATTAATTAACTCACCTTATGAAGCATATTCAAAACATCATGCCTTGGCAGTAATTAAAAAAAATAAACGTGACTTTAACCGAGCAATTTCCCATTACCAACAAGCATGCCAATTAATGCCTACTTCAGTTGTGGATTTACTCGGCATGAGTTTTTGTTTTGCTCAAGTTGGTGATTTGGAGCGAGCTATATCTGTGTGTAAAACAGAATTAGCAGATAAAGCAGCAAAAAAACTGCTCACTGACTATTTAGGTAATTTATACATTCAAGCAAATCAGTACGACAAAGCAGAAGCATTATTTGAAGAGATGTTAAATGATGATGACAGTAACGCAAAGGCCCATTATTCACTTGCCACAATAAATAAAACGAAAGGCGATATTACGGCGGCCAAAAGCTACTACTTAAAAGCGGTTGCGTTGAATAATTTTTTTATTATGGCACATTATGGCTTATCGGTTGTTACTAATTATAAAACTGAAGGGCACAAGCATCTGACGCAATTAGAGTCTCTCTGGAGTGAAACACAACTTACTCAGCAAGATCGTATACTGCTTGCTTTTTCATTGGCTAAAGCAAATGAGCAAACGGGACACTTCGATAAGTCCTTTAGTTATCTAAAGCAGGGTAACGATCTAAGGTTTAGTATGCTTAATTACGATGTAAACAGTGATTTAGCATTTATGGAAAATATCAAATCGGTGTTCACTCGGAAGGCAGTTAAACCGTTACAACAGTTTGGTAGTAAATCAGCTAAGCCTATATTTATTATAGGTATGCCACGTTCAGGAACTACCTTGATAGAAAAAATTATAGGGTCACACAGTGATGTTTATAGCGCAGGAGAGATAGAAACACTCTTTTCTGCGGGTTGCTCGCTTTTAAACAAACAGCATTATATGTTTGATGATTTAGCTTCGGTTAATAAAGAACAAGTAACTCAGCTTACAGAAATGTATCTTGAAAAGTTATCCTCACTGACAAACAACCATCAATTTATAACAGATAAATTGCCATTAAATTTTTTGATGGTCGGTATCATTAAAATTCTTTTCCCAAATGCTAAAATTATCCATTGTCAGCGAAATAAAAAGGATACCTGTTTATCGATTTATAAGAAAAACTTTAGCAATGACAATTATCGTTTTGCTTATAACTTAGAAGCACTTGCACACTATTATAATGGTTATGAAAAGCTAATGGCACATTGGCATCGTGAATTTCCAGAAGAAATAATCGATGTTAATTACGAGCAATTAGCACAAAATCCAGAGCAAGAAGTACCTTTTTTACTAGAAAAGTGCGGCTTAGAGTGGCAACAACAGTGCCTTGAGTTTTATAAAACGCCATCGCTTGTGCAAACTGCTAGTGCAGTTCAGGTGAGAGAACCTATGTATACACGCACGATTAATCTTTGGCAGCAGTACAAAGAGCAATTGAATAGCCTAATTAGGTTATTAAATTAA
- a CDS encoding TonB-dependent receptor, whose amino-acid sequence MLNNKLAKAVRLAIAFGGASTAVFAANANAAEEQQAAEQVERIEVTGSRIKRTDMEGASPVTVMSAEEIKLSGYSRVEDILNQLPQIEAAETSFLSNGASGTATLDLRGLGSNRTLVLVNGRRLQAGSITSQSPDVNQIPASLIKRVEVLTGGAAAVYGADAVAGVVNFIMNDDFEGLQMNFGASGYQHNNDNKYIQGLMDDKGFDYPSGSSGIDGRSYSIDLAIGGAFDGDKGNAVAYAVWRRNDELLQGSRDYSSCALNRTQSACGGSANTPNPHFDMYPIVDGSPDYSQNFWGYLNPNGNGFIEDDGYRYNYAPVNHFMRPNERFSFGTFVNYEINDNFRPYLEASFMHNRTAGQIAESGTFFNEEFVLDYNNPLLSDVQKQQLQTWFNQGDDDQFVAYIGKRNVEGGPRANNLEHSSYRIITGLEGEINDLWSYDVSYNYSATSSSSVYINDLLAPKIGPRVGAVGTECVEADGCLYYNVFELNGVTPEQAAQLAGVGIQTGLVTQQILNGYVSGEIEQLHIPSAPAPVAAVFGFERREQTYERISDTVYEEGQLLGQGGPSASLAGDIEVTEFFSEFQVPVLDELNMNAAFRWSDYSTSGSDTTFTVGADYTLADAYKFRASFAKAIRAPNVGELFSAQNIGLWTGDDPCAGTDPSYSLEQCQRTGMTAAQYGTGAVSKSPAGQYNQVAGGNPNLKPEEADTITFGLVANPFDNFNFTIDYFDIQMENVIASVGAERILNNCATTGDAFFCDNIKRSASGSLWLGQEGYISNLSDNIGGRHWRGVDLTANYSMDLGEGTLDLGINGYYNIKKLVQPVLADSSLDYDCTGTISTDCFTTPKWRHTFQADYSMNDWRVTAKWRFYGEVDYDGTADTKLAEAGGVDSYNFFDVSGSYSINEHVTVIGGVNNILDEEPPMVGNSLSTNANTISGFYDSLGRFIHLSVNMTF is encoded by the coding sequence ATGTTAAATAATAAACTAGCTAAGGCGGTTCGTTTAGCGATCGCTTTTGGTGGTGCTAGCACTGCTGTGTTTGCAGCAAACGCTAATGCTGCTGAAGAACAACAAGCTGCCGAGCAAGTAGAGCGTATCGAAGTTACTGGTTCTCGTATCAAGCGTACTGATATGGAAGGCGCAAGCCCTGTAACAGTAATGTCAGCTGAAGAGATTAAGCTTTCGGGTTATTCTCGCGTTGAAGATATCTTAAACCAACTTCCTCAAATCGAAGCTGCTGAAACTTCTTTCTTATCGAATGGCGCATCAGGTACAGCGACTCTTGACTTACGTGGTCTTGGTTCAAACCGTACTCTTGTTCTTGTAAATGGCCGTCGTCTTCAAGCAGGTTCAATCACGTCTCAATCACCAGACGTTAACCAAATTCCAGCTTCACTAATCAAGCGTGTTGAAGTTCTTACTGGTGGTGCTGCAGCGGTATACGGTGCAGACGCAGTAGCGGGTGTTGTTAACTTCATCATGAACGATGACTTCGAAGGTCTTCAAATGAACTTCGGTGCTTCTGGTTACCAGCACAACAACGACAACAAATACATCCAAGGTTTAATGGATGACAAAGGCTTCGATTACCCAAGCGGTAGTTCAGGCATTGATGGTCGTTCATACAGCATCGATTTAGCTATCGGTGGTGCATTCGACGGTGATAAAGGTAACGCAGTTGCGTACGCTGTATGGCGTCGTAACGATGAACTACTTCAAGGTTCTCGTGACTATTCTTCTTGTGCGTTAAACCGTACACAGTCTGCTTGTGGTGGTTCTGCAAATACGCCTAACCCACACTTTGACATGTACCCAATCGTTGACGGTTCACCAGACTATTCACAAAACTTCTGGGGTTACCTAAATCCAAATGGTAATGGTTTCATCGAAGATGATGGCTACCGTTATAACTATGCACCAGTTAACCACTTCATGCGTCCTAACGAGCGTTTCTCGTTTGGTACTTTCGTAAACTACGAAATCAATGACAACTTCCGTCCGTACCTTGAAGCATCTTTCATGCACAACCGTACAGCGGGTCAGATTGCTGAATCTGGTACTTTCTTCAACGAAGAATTCGTTCTAGATTACAACAACCCATTATTATCTGACGTTCAGAAGCAACAGCTTCAAACTTGGTTCAACCAAGGCGATGATGACCAATTCGTAGCTTACATCGGTAAGCGTAACGTTGAAGGTGGTCCTCGTGCTAACAACCTAGAGCACTCTTCATACCGTATCATTACTGGTCTTGAAGGTGAGATCAATGACCTTTGGTCATACGATGTTAGCTACAACTACTCAGCAACGTCTTCAAGCTCTGTTTACATCAATGACTTACTAGCACCTAAGATTGGTCCACGTGTTGGCGCTGTAGGTACTGAGTGTGTTGAAGCTGATGGCTGTCTATACTACAACGTATTCGAACTAAACGGTGTTACTCCTGAGCAAGCTGCACAACTTGCAGGTGTTGGTATCCAAACTGGTCTAGTTACTCAACAAATCTTAAACGGTTACGTTTCAGGTGAAATCGAGCAACTACACATTCCTTCGGCTCCAGCACCAGTTGCAGCTGTATTCGGTTTCGAACGTCGTGAGCAAACTTACGAGCGTATTTCTGACACTGTATATGAAGAAGGTCAATTACTTGGTCAAGGTGGTCCTTCAGCAAGCTTAGCTGGTGACATCGAAGTAACAGAATTCTTCTCAGAATTCCAAGTACCAGTACTTGACGAGTTAAACATGAACGCGGCATTCCGTTGGTCTGATTACTCAACTTCTGGTTCTGACACTACATTCACTGTAGGTGCAGATTACACACTAGCTGACGCTTACAAATTCCGTGCAAGCTTTGCAAAAGCAATTCGTGCTCCTAACGTAGGTGAGCTATTCTCAGCACAGAACATTGGTCTTTGGACTGGTGATGATCCGTGTGCGGGTACAGATCCTTCTTACTCACTTGAGCAATGTCAGCGTACAGGTATGACAGCTGCACAATACGGTACAGGTGCTGTTTCTAAATCTCCAGCTGGTCAATACAACCAAGTTGCAGGTGGTAACCCGAACCTTAAGCCAGAAGAAGCTGATACAATTACATTTGGTTTAGTTGCTAACCCATTTGATAACTTCAACTTCACTATCGATTACTTCGATATCCAAATGGAAAATGTAATCGCGTCAGTAGGTGCAGAACGTATTCTTAACAACTGTGCTACAACAGGTGATGCATTCTTCTGTGATAACATCAAGCGTAGTGCTTCAGGTAGCCTATGGTTAGGTCAAGAAGGTTATATCTCTAACCTTAGCGACAACATCGGTGGCCGTCACTGGCGTGGTGTTGACCTTACAGCTAACTACAGCATGGATTTAGGTGAAGGTACTCTTGACCTAGGTATCAACGGTTACTACAACATCAAGAAGCTAGTACAACCAGTACTTGCTGACTCTAGCCTTGATTATGATTGTACAGGTACTATCAGCACAGACTGTTTCACTACTCCTAAGTGGCGTCACACTTTCCAAGCTGATTACTCAATGAACGATTGGCGTGTAACTGCTAAGTGGCGTTTCTACGGTGAAGTTGATTACGACGGCACTGCAGATACAAAACTTGCTGAAGCTGGTGGTGTAGATTCATACAACTTCTTTGATGTATCAGGTAGCTACTCAATCAACGAGCACGTAACAGTAATCGGTGGTGTGAACAACATCCTTGATGAAGAGCCGCCAATGGTTGGTAACTCACTGTCTACAAATGCTAACACTATCTCAGGTTTCTATGATTCGCTAGGTCGTTTCATTCACCTAAGTGTTAACATGACTTTCTAA